In one Streptomyces sp. NBC_01288 genomic region, the following are encoded:
- a CDS encoding DUF4232 domain-containing protein, whose amino-acid sequence MNEHLNTTDQPGTAKHRHRADRRFGRTMIGLGAVVGLGLAAWAGTANAATSSGTATAKATPTCSAAALKATYGQQLGGGMNHAGIVIRLRNLSGKTCALRGYPGLGLESSAHKKLTTHTTWGNTWYAHNPGKKTLTLKDGESAEAVVAWTHANTGTSGAVHAGYLEITPPASTQHKTLALPQWVDHGDLSVTALAKHITVNS is encoded by the coding sequence GTGAACGAGCACCTGAACACCACCGACCAGCCCGGCACCGCCAAGCACCGCCACCGCGCGGACCGACGCTTCGGGCGCACGATGATCGGCCTGGGCGCCGTCGTCGGTCTGGGGCTCGCGGCCTGGGCGGGTACCGCGAACGCCGCGACCTCCAGTGGTACGGCGACCGCGAAGGCGACCCCGACCTGCTCCGCCGCCGCGCTCAAGGCGACCTACGGCCAGCAGCTCGGCGGTGGCATGAACCACGCGGGCATCGTCATCAGGCTGCGCAACCTCAGCGGCAAGACCTGTGCGCTGCGCGGTTACCCCGGCCTGGGCCTGGAGAGCTCCGCCCACAAGAAGCTCACGACCCACACCACCTGGGGCAACACCTGGTACGCGCACAACCCCGGCAAGAAGACCCTCACCCTCAAGGACGGCGAGAGCGCCGAGGCCGTCGTCGCCTGGACCCACGCCAACACCGGCACGTCGGGCGCGGTCCACGCCGGCTACCTGGAGATCACCCCGCCCGCCTCCACCCAGCACAAGACCCTGGCCCTCCCCCAGTGGGTCGACCACGGCGACCTCTCGGTCACCGCGCTGGCGAAGCACATCACCGTCAACTCCTGA